Proteins from a single region of Xiphias gladius isolate SHS-SW01 ecotype Sanya breed wild chromosome 2, ASM1685928v1, whole genome shotgun sequence:
- the brd1a gene encoding bromodomain-containing protein 1 isoform X2, with translation MKKKARQHRVAVPQRPPSPIKPSPNKQILTYAQAQRMVEFEIDGRIHRLSIYDKLDVISDDDPMVQEMMECTSNKENAEKPQQQVLLRSVRLKNNQEKRNAALGITSHGEGTGHHAGGNASPKLPEPKFRTVEYNLPAVPKRPATFYKYTEKTEEELDEETEYDMDEEDYAWLDLVNEKRRSEGVSQVSHNVFEFLVDRFEKELYLESLDQGSEKQASIDEDAVCCICMDGECHNSNAILFCDMCNVAVHQECYGVPYIPEGQWLCRHCLQSPTQPADCILCPNKGGAVKKTDDDRWGHVVCALWVPEVGFSNTTFIEPIDGVSHIPPARWKLTCYLCKEKGVGACIQCHKANCYTAFHVSCAQNAGLFMKMEPFREVTETGEPTFSVKKTAYCGAHTPNGCVRRPLTIYDDAKPKNGICKKVDKGRAARKGQSKGKQKKKSKNKKPEPEVESEAATPATVPTFPAHRLQTILNQVSVQKKKAFVELVLNYWTLKRQSRNGLPLIRRLQTSLQSQKNAQPRQSEEESRALKDQLKEWHRLRHDLERARLLLELIRKREKLKREEIKLQETLLEMQLTPFSILLRALLDQLQAKDQARIFAQPVDVNEVPDYLDHIKHPMDFSTMRQRIDAQGYNNFEQFENDFNLIIENCMKYNSKDTYFYRASVRLRDQGGALLRKARRDVEKIGFDVESGMHLAEAPEIKAQPSFSWEDVDRLLVPANREHLSLDKQLQQLLEKFDLTCAMKSSPSRSKRLKLLKKTINDVRNEMSLKRVLPSHHHSSSSTTPSTSAPSSSAPTHLEMGKPKEERMKPIGHFPDDEGDKSLPPKLEPSDSIPPLIHSDTDSEPPTLKPIDAAPDCDDKTHSKQVKFDREIPDLLSSTPRLNGHSCDGLQNSLLDGDVSVVATSTLAEPTGTVNRRTAVLFRKSKTSSPHKPPRSGEEGADSVDRKEDEEEEDEDGAQLGSKSFLSVVIPRLETLLHSKKRKHSGSRERKEEGGGEGDHEEEGESPVKRFDTGLSSGFLEEEEKELEEPSRTSRPVEPRRRCASESSISSCSSLPGSTSTILSLPKCGKGKPALVRRNTVDDKSELIACIETGNFAKAARIAAEVGNSNIWMPASAATVALEPLKLVWAKCSGYPSYPALIIDPHMPRVGCQHNGVSIPMPPMDVLRIGEQMQYKAEEKLYLVLFFDNKRSWQWLPRSKMVPLGMDKTIDKIKMMEGRTSSIRKAVQIAFSRAMNHLSIVQDEPILIVWGGKHGSQVERTASQA, from the exons ATGAAGAAGAAAGCTCGGCAGCACCGTGTTGCGGTGCCGCAGAGGCCGCCATCTCCCATCAAGCCTTCCCCCAACAAGCAGATCTTGACTTACGCCCAGGCGCAACGCATGGTAGAGTTCGAGATTGACGGCCGCATTCATCGGCTCAGCATATACGACAAGCTGGACGTGATCTCAGATGATGACCCCATGGTGCAGGAGATGATGGAGTGCACCAGCAATAAAGAGAATGCTGAGAAACCACAGCAGCAGGTCCTCCTAAGGTCAGTGAGACTAAAAAACAACCAGGAGAAGAGAAACGCTGCACTGGGCATCACTAGTCATGGAGAAGGAACTGGGCATCATGCCGGTGGTAATGCCAGTCCAAAGCTTCCAGAGCCTAAGTTCCGTACAGTGGAATATAACCTTCCAGCAGTTCCGAAGCGTCCAGCCACTTTTTataaatacacagagaaaacagaggaagagttGGATGAGGAAACAGAATATGACATGGATGAGGAAGATTACGCCTGGCTAGATTTGGTCAATGAAAAACGGCGAAGCGAAGGGGTCAGTCAGGTCTCACACAATGTTTTTGAGTTCCTTGTTGATCGCTTTGAGAAAGAACTGTACCTGGAGAGCCTGGATCAAGGCAGTGAAAAGCAAGCTTCCATTGATGAGGATGCCGTCTGCTGCATCTGCATGGATGGCGAGTGTCACAACAGCAACgctattttattttgtgatatgTGCAACGTGGCTGTGCATCAAGAATGTTATGGCGTGCCCTATATTCCCGAGGGCCAGTGGCTGTGCAGACACTGCCTCCAGTCACCCACTCAGCCTGCAGACTGCATTCTTTGTCCCAACAAGGGTGGAGCAGTGAAGAAGACTGATGATGACCGCTGGGGTCATGTGGTGTGTGCGCTCTGGGTCCCTGAGGTGGGCTTCTCCAATACCACCTTCATTGAACCCATTGATGGTGTCAGCCACATTCCTCCAGCCCGCTGGAAGCTCACCTGTTACCTCTGCAAGGAGAAAGGTGTTGGGGCATGCATCCAGTGCCACAAAGCCAACTGTTACACGGCCTTCCATGTCAGCTGTGCCCAAAATGCTGGCCTCTTTATGAAGATGGAACCATTCAGAGAGGTAACAGAAACAGGAGAACCCACCTTCTCTGTGAAAAAGACAGCTTACTGTGGAGCTCACACACCTAATGGGTGTGTAAGGAGGCCTCTAACAATCTATGATGATGCTAAACCCAAAAATGGAATATGTAAGAAAGTAGACAAAGGGAGAGCTGCTCGTAAAGGACAGTCAAAAggaaagcaaaagaagaagagtaAGAATAAGAAGCCTGAGCCTGAAGTTGAAAGTGAAGCTGCAACCCCTGCTACTGTGCCTACTTTTCCTGCTCACAG GTTACAAACCATTCTGAACCAGGTGTCAGTCCAGAAGAAGAAAGCATTTGTGGAGCTGGTCCTAAATTACTGGACACTAAAGAGGCAGTCCAGGAATGGGCTTCCCCTCATCAGACGCCTTCAAACAAGCCTTCAGTCTCAGAAGAATGCGCAACCG aggcagagtgaggaggagagtAGGGCATTAAAGGACCAGTTGAAGGAATGGCACCGTCTCCGACACGACCTGGAGCGAGCCCGGCTGCTGCTGGAATTAATCCGCAAGAGGGAGAAGCTCAAGAGGGAAGAG ATTAAGCTGCAGGAGACCCTCCTAGAGATGCAGCTGACTCCTTTCAGTATTTTGCTCAGAGCTCTCTTGGACCAACTTCAGGCAAAAGACCAGGCCAGGATCTTTGCCCAGCCGGTTGATGTTAATGAG GTGCCTGACTACCTCGATCACATCAAGCACCCAATGGACTTCTCCACCATGAGGCAGCGCATTGATGCCCAGGGCTACAACAATTTTGAGCAGTTTGAGAATGACTTCAACCTCATTATTGAAAATTGCATGAAGTATAACTCAAAGGACACCTATTTCTACCGGGCTTCTGTTCGCCTCCGAGATCAGGGTGGGGCCCTGCTGAGAAAGGCACGGCGTGATGTAGAGAAAATCGGCTTTGACGTGGAAAGCGGCATGCATCTGGCCGAGGCTCCAGAAATCAAAGCACAACCATCCTTTTCTTGGGAGGACG TGGACCGCCTACTTGTACCAGCCAATCGGGAGCATCTGTCTCTGGacaagcagctgcagcagctacTGGAGAAGTTTGACCTCACCTGTGCCATGAAGTCCAGCCCTTCACGTAGCAAGCGTCTAAAGCTACTCAAAAAGACCATTAACGATGTTCGCAATGAAATGAGCCTAAAAAGAGTTCTACCCTCCCACCACCACTCTTCTTCCTCCACAACTCCTTCCACATCAGCACCATCCTCATCAGCTCCCACCCACCTAGAGATGGGTAAACCTAAAGAAGAGAGAATGAAGCCTATCGGACATTTTCCAGATGATGAGG GAGACAAGTCCCTTCCCCCTAAACTGGAGCCATCAGACTCCATACCACCCCTCATTCATTCAGACACAGATTCTGAACCCCCCACCCTCAAGCCAATTGACGCCGCCCCAGACTGTGATGACAAGACTCACAGCAAGCAAGTCAAGTTTGATAGGGAAATCCCAGACCTGCTCTCTTCTACTCCACGCCTCAACGGCCACTCCTGTGACGGCCTCCAGAACTCGTTGTTGGATGGAGATGTGAGTGTGGTGGCCACATCGACGCTCGCCGAGCCCACGGGAACAGTTAACCGCCGGACCGCCGTGCTCTTCCGCAAATCGAAGACTTCCAGTCCACACAAGCCCCCGAGGAGCGGAGAGGAGGGGGCTGACAGCGTTGATAGAAaagaagacgaggaggaggaagatgaagacgGTGCACAGCTGGGTTCCAAATCCTTCCTGTCAGTGGTAATACCCAGGCTGGAAACGCTACTTCACAGCAAGAAGAGGAAGCACAGTGGCAGCAGAGAGCGCaaggaggaagggggaggggagggagaccatgaagaggagggagagtcTCCTGTGAAACGATTTGACACTG GTCTCTCAAGTGGTTTtctggaagaggaggagaaggagctaGAAGAGCCCAGTAGAACCAGTAGACCTGTGGAGCCACGAAGACGCTGTGCCTCTGAGTCCTCCATCTCCTCATGTAGCAGTCTGCCAGGAAGCACCAG CACCATTCTAAGTCTTCCAAAATGTGGGAAGGGAAAACCTGCCTTGGTCCGGAGAAACACTGTGGACGATAAGAGTGAATTAATCGCCTGCATTGAAACCGGGAATTTTGCAAAAGCAGCACGAATTGCTGCTG AGGTTGGCAACAGCAATATCTGGATGCCCGCTAGTGCTGCAACAGTTGCATTGGAACCCCTAAAGCTAGTTTGGGCCAAATGTAGTGGATACCCTTCCTACCCAGCCTTG ATCATCGACCCCCACATGCCGCGTGTAGGCTGCCAACACAATGGGGTGTCCATCCCCATGCCCCCCATGGATGTGCTACGCATCGGAGAACAGATGCAGTACAAAGCCGAAGAGAAACTCTACCTCGTCCTCTTCTTCGACAACAAGCGTAGCTG GCAGTGGCTTCCTAGATCCAAGATGGTTCCCCTGGGGATGGACAAGACCATAGACAAGATCAAAATGATGGAGGGCCGCACATCCAGCATTCGCAAGGCTGTCCAGATTGCCTTCAGCCGTGCCATGAACCACCTAAGCATAGTGCAGGACGAGCCA ATACTAATTGTGTGGGGAGGTAAACACGGCAGTCAAGTGGAGAGGACGGCGAGTCAAGCGTGA
- the brd1a gene encoding bromodomain-containing protein 1 isoform X4, producing MKKKARQHRVAVPQRPPSPIKPSPNKQILTYAQAQRMVEFEIDGRIHRLSIYDKLDVISDDDPMVQEMMECTSNKENAEKPQQQVLLRSVRLKNNQEKRNAALGITSHGEGTGHHAGGNASPKLPEPKFRTVEYNLPAVPKRPATFYKYTEKTEEELDEETEYDMDEEDYAWLDLVNEKRRSEGVSQVSHNVFEFLVDRFEKELYLESLDQGSEKQASIDEDAVCCICMDGECHNSNAILFCDMCNVAVHQECYGVPYIPEGQWLCRHCLQSPTQPADCILCPNKGGAVKKTDDDRWGHVVCALWVPEVGFSNTTFIEPIDGVSHIPPARWKLTCYLCKEKGVGACIQCHKANCYTAFHVSCAQNAGLFMKMEPFREVTETGEPTFSVKKTAYCGAHTPNGCVRRPLTIYDDAKPKNGICKKVDKGRAARKGQSKGKQKKKSKNKKPEPEVESEAATPATVPTFPAHRLQTILNQVSVQKKKAFVELVLNYWTLKRQSRNGLPLIRRLQTSLQSQKNAQPRQSEEESRALKDQLKEWHRLRHDLERARLLLELIRKREKLKREEIKLQETLLEMQLTPFSILLRALLDQLQAKDQARIFAQPVDVNEVPDYLDHIKHPMDFSTMRQRIDAQGYNNFEQFENDFNLIIENCMKYNSKDTYFYRASVRLRDQGGALLRKARRDVEKIGFDVESGMHLAEAPEIKAQPSFSWEDVDRLLVPANREHLSLDKQLQQLLEKFDLTCAMKSSPSRSKRLKLLKKTINDVRNEMSLKRVLPSHHHSSSSTTPSTSAPSSSAPTHLEMGKPKEERMKPIGHFPDDEGDKSLPPKLEPSDSIPPLIHSDTDSEPPTLKPIDAAPDCDDKTHSKQVKFDREIPDLLSSTPRLNGHSCDGLQNSLLDGDVSVVATSTLAEPTGTVNRRTAVLFRKSKTSSPHKPPRSGEEGADSVDRKEDEEEEDEDGAQLGSKSFLSVVIPRLETLLHSKKRKHSGSRERKEEGGGEGDHEEEGESPVKRFDTGLSSGFLEEEEKELEEPSRTSRPVEPRRRCASESSISSCSSLPGSTSTILSLPKCGKGKPALVRRNTVDDKSELIACIETGNFAKAARIAAEVGNSNIWMPASAATVALEPLKLVWAKCSGYPSYPALIIDPHMPRVGCQHNGVSIPMPPMDVLRIGEQMQYKAEEKLYLVLFFDNKRSWQWLPRSKMVPLGMDKTIDKIKMMEGRTSSIRKAVQIAFSRAMNHLSIVQDEPVSDLSDVD from the exons ATGAAGAAGAAAGCTCGGCAGCACCGTGTTGCGGTGCCGCAGAGGCCGCCATCTCCCATCAAGCCTTCCCCCAACAAGCAGATCTTGACTTACGCCCAGGCGCAACGCATGGTAGAGTTCGAGATTGACGGCCGCATTCATCGGCTCAGCATATACGACAAGCTGGACGTGATCTCAGATGATGACCCCATGGTGCAGGAGATGATGGAGTGCACCAGCAATAAAGAGAATGCTGAGAAACCACAGCAGCAGGTCCTCCTAAGGTCAGTGAGACTAAAAAACAACCAGGAGAAGAGAAACGCTGCACTGGGCATCACTAGTCATGGAGAAGGAACTGGGCATCATGCCGGTGGTAATGCCAGTCCAAAGCTTCCAGAGCCTAAGTTCCGTACAGTGGAATATAACCTTCCAGCAGTTCCGAAGCGTCCAGCCACTTTTTataaatacacagagaaaacagaggaagagttGGATGAGGAAACAGAATATGACATGGATGAGGAAGATTACGCCTGGCTAGATTTGGTCAATGAAAAACGGCGAAGCGAAGGGGTCAGTCAGGTCTCACACAATGTTTTTGAGTTCCTTGTTGATCGCTTTGAGAAAGAACTGTACCTGGAGAGCCTGGATCAAGGCAGTGAAAAGCAAGCTTCCATTGATGAGGATGCCGTCTGCTGCATCTGCATGGATGGCGAGTGTCACAACAGCAACgctattttattttgtgatatgTGCAACGTGGCTGTGCATCAAGAATGTTATGGCGTGCCCTATATTCCCGAGGGCCAGTGGCTGTGCAGACACTGCCTCCAGTCACCCACTCAGCCTGCAGACTGCATTCTTTGTCCCAACAAGGGTGGAGCAGTGAAGAAGACTGATGATGACCGCTGGGGTCATGTGGTGTGTGCGCTCTGGGTCCCTGAGGTGGGCTTCTCCAATACCACCTTCATTGAACCCATTGATGGTGTCAGCCACATTCCTCCAGCCCGCTGGAAGCTCACCTGTTACCTCTGCAAGGAGAAAGGTGTTGGGGCATGCATCCAGTGCCACAAAGCCAACTGTTACACGGCCTTCCATGTCAGCTGTGCCCAAAATGCTGGCCTCTTTATGAAGATGGAACCATTCAGAGAGGTAACAGAAACAGGAGAACCCACCTTCTCTGTGAAAAAGACAGCTTACTGTGGAGCTCACACACCTAATGGGTGTGTAAGGAGGCCTCTAACAATCTATGATGATGCTAAACCCAAAAATGGAATATGTAAGAAAGTAGACAAAGGGAGAGCTGCTCGTAAAGGACAGTCAAAAggaaagcaaaagaagaagagtaAGAATAAGAAGCCTGAGCCTGAAGTTGAAAGTGAAGCTGCAACCCCTGCTACTGTGCCTACTTTTCCTGCTCACAG GTTACAAACCATTCTGAACCAGGTGTCAGTCCAGAAGAAGAAAGCATTTGTGGAGCTGGTCCTAAATTACTGGACACTAAAGAGGCAGTCCAGGAATGGGCTTCCCCTCATCAGACGCCTTCAAACAAGCCTTCAGTCTCAGAAGAATGCGCAACCG aggcagagtgaggaggagagtAGGGCATTAAAGGACCAGTTGAAGGAATGGCACCGTCTCCGACACGACCTGGAGCGAGCCCGGCTGCTGCTGGAATTAATCCGCAAGAGGGAGAAGCTCAAGAGGGAAGAG ATTAAGCTGCAGGAGACCCTCCTAGAGATGCAGCTGACTCCTTTCAGTATTTTGCTCAGAGCTCTCTTGGACCAACTTCAGGCAAAAGACCAGGCCAGGATCTTTGCCCAGCCGGTTGATGTTAATGAG GTGCCTGACTACCTCGATCACATCAAGCACCCAATGGACTTCTCCACCATGAGGCAGCGCATTGATGCCCAGGGCTACAACAATTTTGAGCAGTTTGAGAATGACTTCAACCTCATTATTGAAAATTGCATGAAGTATAACTCAAAGGACACCTATTTCTACCGGGCTTCTGTTCGCCTCCGAGATCAGGGTGGGGCCCTGCTGAGAAAGGCACGGCGTGATGTAGAGAAAATCGGCTTTGACGTGGAAAGCGGCATGCATCTGGCCGAGGCTCCAGAAATCAAAGCACAACCATCCTTTTCTTGGGAGGACG TGGACCGCCTACTTGTACCAGCCAATCGGGAGCATCTGTCTCTGGacaagcagctgcagcagctacTGGAGAAGTTTGACCTCACCTGTGCCATGAAGTCCAGCCCTTCACGTAGCAAGCGTCTAAAGCTACTCAAAAAGACCATTAACGATGTTCGCAATGAAATGAGCCTAAAAAGAGTTCTACCCTCCCACCACCACTCTTCTTCCTCCACAACTCCTTCCACATCAGCACCATCCTCATCAGCTCCCACCCACCTAGAGATGGGTAAACCTAAAGAAGAGAGAATGAAGCCTATCGGACATTTTCCAGATGATGAGG GAGACAAGTCCCTTCCCCCTAAACTGGAGCCATCAGACTCCATACCACCCCTCATTCATTCAGACACAGATTCTGAACCCCCCACCCTCAAGCCAATTGACGCCGCCCCAGACTGTGATGACAAGACTCACAGCAAGCAAGTCAAGTTTGATAGGGAAATCCCAGACCTGCTCTCTTCTACTCCACGCCTCAACGGCCACTCCTGTGACGGCCTCCAGAACTCGTTGTTGGATGGAGATGTGAGTGTGGTGGCCACATCGACGCTCGCCGAGCCCACGGGAACAGTTAACCGCCGGACCGCCGTGCTCTTCCGCAAATCGAAGACTTCCAGTCCACACAAGCCCCCGAGGAGCGGAGAGGAGGGGGCTGACAGCGTTGATAGAAaagaagacgaggaggaggaagatgaagacgGTGCACAGCTGGGTTCCAAATCCTTCCTGTCAGTGGTAATACCCAGGCTGGAAACGCTACTTCACAGCAAGAAGAGGAAGCACAGTGGCAGCAGAGAGCGCaaggaggaagggggaggggagggagaccatgaagaggagggagagtcTCCTGTGAAACGATTTGACACTG GTCTCTCAAGTGGTTTtctggaagaggaggagaaggagctaGAAGAGCCCAGTAGAACCAGTAGACCTGTGGAGCCACGAAGACGCTGTGCCTCTGAGTCCTCCATCTCCTCATGTAGCAGTCTGCCAGGAAGCACCAG CACCATTCTAAGTCTTCCAAAATGTGGGAAGGGAAAACCTGCCTTGGTCCGGAGAAACACTGTGGACGATAAGAGTGAATTAATCGCCTGCATTGAAACCGGGAATTTTGCAAAAGCAGCACGAATTGCTGCTG AGGTTGGCAACAGCAATATCTGGATGCCCGCTAGTGCTGCAACAGTTGCATTGGAACCCCTAAAGCTAGTTTGGGCCAAATGTAGTGGATACCCTTCCTACCCAGCCTTG ATCATCGACCCCCACATGCCGCGTGTAGGCTGCCAACACAATGGGGTGTCCATCCCCATGCCCCCCATGGATGTGCTACGCATCGGAGAACAGATGCAGTACAAAGCCGAAGAGAAACTCTACCTCGTCCTCTTCTTCGACAACAAGCGTAGCTG GCAGTGGCTTCCTAGATCCAAGATGGTTCCCCTGGGGATGGACAAGACCATAGACAAGATCAAAATGATGGAGGGCCGCACATCCAGCATTCGCAAGGCTGTCCAGATTGCCTTCAGCCGTGCCATGAACCACCTAAGCATAGTGCAGGACGAGCCAGTCAGTGACCTCAGTGATGTGGATTGA